The segment TGGAGGGTCGTTTATACGGCGAGAGGAGAAACAAAAGTGGAAAACCCGTCAAGGTTCGTTCAGAATAATgtctgttagctagctagctgttagcctagcGGAGCTAACGATGGCTCTGTCACTGAGTGAACGCCCTTTTTAGTTTGTACACACCAGATAAACACCAACATGATTTAATATAAATTGTTATAGACAGTATTAATTAGTCTATGTTTATTTACCACCTTAACTGCCGCTGGGTTAGCtgtgttagctggttagctattTTAGCGTTAAGGCGGCTAACGTTAATTGCAAATGTAGCAAGTTggttaacattagctagctgaCAGTTATGACATCATAACTGTGTCTTTTAGTTTATTACTGTGtggaaaataatcagcagtgcAATATGTAAAAAACGATTAAATGTGAGATATAAAAACTGAGCCTAATTTTAGACCTGAATGTTTGATTTTTACTGTTACTGCAGCAGCTAATCTGCACTATTTTCACCTCGTAATTATCCACATTCTTTGTATTTATGCTGTGACACATATTTCTATATCTTGACAGTCACAGTATTACACACCATGTGTGTATATCAGTGATCCTGTGTGACTATCAACTATGGACACACCGTATCTGTATATGTTAGAGGTGTACATAgtgtatcattttattttaatttctatagtttgtatttttgaaatattttatcCTTTTTAACACTCAGTCAATTTTTTGCTTTGTGTATCTGGCTTCTGACTCTTGAGCTGCTGTGACGTGTGAATTTCCACATTGTCGGAGTAATAAAGACTCATCTCATCAAATGCTCTGTGGTAATTGTACTTTGCGTATTGTTGGGTTGTGGACTGTTGTCTGACGAAACATAATTTAAAGATGCCCATCTGTGTTCTGGtaacaaaaaccaaaaataagACTGCCATTTCTTTCCTATCTGAATCAAGTTTAAAGTGTTGAGTTACAGTCCTTTTTAAGCAGCTAAGTGGGGTGTCTCACCAGAGCATCATATGATGTGATGAAGACTTTTAACTTACAAAGGAGCATTTGTTTCCTGGCGGATGTTGTAGTTGCAGGGGTGGAGAAAGTGCCAGTTGCTCAGTGTCCTGCTGAAAAAGTATTTCTATGTTTCTGATAGTTGACTGAAGTTAACTTGAAAGTACAGGTGTAAAAAGCATTTTTAACTAGTAGCAAAAATGCTCATTCGAGCTGTACTCAGGATGAGCATGAAAATTTTGATACTGTGAGTGTGAATAAGCAAATGGTCATGTTTTGCCTGCTTATTGCAAATCCTTTGAAGGTAGTAAACCTCCAGCTCTTAAGGGCACAACACAGAGGGCAAATCAGAGAAGAAAGTGCCCAAattaaagagactgtatcattGTGTTGTTGCTAGACActctaatgtaatgtaatgccTCGCCTATACTGTTGTTAATCGATaactttaaatcaaattaatgtCCTCTGTCCTGCAGTGTGCTGAGTCTTTGGCCAGGATCCAGGCAGGTCTGACAAACACAGCCAACAAGAGAGAACGAGTGAAGATCCTGCACAAGAAGAGtgagacacacactgtgatgtatCTGTTCTAACAGTTTGACCACCAGGACCCCTCATTATTGAAATATTTGAAAAGCTAATGTCATTCACACATCTGCATTACATTAAAGAAATCAAAATCCTGACATAAGATGACAAAGTGCTGCAGAGTGCATGTATTTCACAACAGTGCTTGCAGGAATTTTTCCGTAGTCAGATTTTGGACTGATTTTGGTGAGTCTTTAATCATAATTATTGGTGTTGTGGTGCAGTTGAGGACCTGCTGAAGTACCTGGACCCCCAGTTCACTGATCACATCACTGTGCCTGATGCCATGAAGCTGGAGTTCATTCTTGCTGGTAAGAAGCAGCAGGGCCCTGGGGCAGAAAAATATAACATAGGATCTATGTACCACTGCAGTCACATTGATCTCAGAGGGTTacttttattatgtatttattctgtATGAAGCCAAATAGTCTTTAAAGTTCTAATGTTTAAGGCCATATGTGTAGGttaatgtttaatatttaaGTTATCACATAAACAAGAATTATTTTATGGTAGAAGACTAAAGGAGCAACTCACATCTGATTGAGTACTGACTgtgatgctgctgtgtttgtctCACAGAGGAGGACTTCCTGCTTTCCCAGGCTGCATTGCTGGAGCAGGTCAGCACCTTGCAGCCACTGTTGGACAGCACCTACATCAGAGGTGAGTCTCACCTGAGAGAACAGTCAGCAAAGAAACATCTGCTCTGTGACTTCACCGCTGACAGCAAAGTAGGAATTAGCTCATTTTttctgctgtttgacagtgtcCTAAAATTTACAGATGGATTTAGATGAAATTTGTTGGACAGatttgcttgttttctttttttaaagccgAATCtatcaaataatgtgttcatGAAAGGAGGTTTGAGATCCAGGACTTTACTGTCTGCTGCTGAAAGGTGTCATTGTGTGTAGTTCTGTATGAAATTAAAGCCTGGAAATGAAAAAGTAAAGTTCAGTTCATCTTAGAAATGACTTTGTTGTTTTCCATATCCAAAATACCGTCAGCACAACCTTCAGTATCCGCCACTTCTAATACAACAGTGGTGCTTTAAGTACCTTTTctttggatgtgtttccatccacGCAGCATTCTGACCATGTAGCAGTGATACTGTTGCACATTCACAGCATGTCTTTTATTGTGACGACATCAGTTTACATGGTTTAGGCTAGTGTTGTTATTGGATTGTAATTTCATAGCCAGTGTTTTTAGCCCACATTGGTTGGATATAAAATATTAGACGTGTGTTTCTGCAGCTCCACATGAGTCCCTGACTTCATGCTTCAGCTCCTGTTTCACTTCTGGCAGTATTAAACCACGATTATACTGTCAGCTGTAAACATAATTCTGTCATGTGTTAGAGAGCAATGAATGTGACctatgtgtttatttgaactttcAGCCTGTTGATTCAGTGATGTAGGGTTTACAGTGGTGTTGTACAGCTGCTGTTTCCCCTCTCAAGCCTCTGTGTTAACCGTGTGTCTCTGTTGCTCACAGATGTTCCAGAACACGCCACCAAGCTGCAGCGTCTGTCACAGATTCACATCAAAGAGCAGGTAACCCCCACCTCCAtctttctgtttctcctcctgCGTCATCGTGTCTGTCTCTGGACAGGTTTGATCTGTTCACTCCTCCATGTTTGTCTTGTCCACAGGACCAAAGTGAGGCTCAGTCCCAGGAAGTGAAGAGGCTTTTTGAAGAATACAACAAAATGGTACACTTTTCTTTTCGCAAGCTGTGTCTgtgacttgtttttttaatttcagcaaACTAAAAATTCCCGCAAGATAAATTGTAACGCATAAAAAACTGTTAAAGTTTTCAAAATTTCTACATTTCATGTAACTACAAACTTCTTGTACTGTCTTATCTCTTTGGGGATAAAAGACATGAAATAATGACATGTAAATACTTAAATAATGAGCAACTTGTTGAGAAATGTTCCAGTTTAACACAAACTCCCTGCAGTTGGCATTTGGgttaattgtacagtttatcagtCACTGAATATGATATTGAACATCCATAAAAGATGCCACTTAGTCAGTTTACTCAGTGATAGAGAAGGGTCCCCTGAAGGAAAATGGTTGGGAATCAATGGTCTATATCACCAACTTCTGACCAAAGTCTAGTTTATTTGCTCCAATCCAGTTGATGGAAACGCCTCTGATTCACATTTCTTTTTAGCGACATTTCAGAAGTTTGCCTAAAATGATCTTGAAGTTTTAATGGAAAATCAGAGAACTTTAGACTCAGATCGCTGCTCAGGTTTTGTCTGGTGTCCGTCAACCTCTTGATAACAAACTGCTGCTGGTACAAAGCTCCTCCCactgacccctgacctctgaTTGGCAGATGTTCCTGCTGTCCAAGCAGTTCACTCAGTGGGACGAGACCCTGAGGAAGCTGGAGGAGGCCAAAGGCATTCGGCCCGTGGAGTAGCTCCTGTCAGCACACGCACTTCTGAGGAggatggtgatgatgaagaagacCGCACTGTGGTGGGAGCGTTAGATCAGACAGGTGTTCCACGTGAAGCTCGTTCTTCCCCAATAAGTCTGAACAAAAGTGAGACGAAAAGATCACAACATTTCACTTTAATAGAAGTTAAATAAATCAGACAATGAAACACTGATAATTCCCTCATTTCATGATATGGTTGGTTTTTCGAAAATTCTCCACTCAAAGCAGATAATGTCACTTAAAActgtgtaaaatgaaaaatctGACACAAGTTCAGCTGTCCTATAAAAaggagtttttatttttgcagtgatggaaagaaatgtagaaaataaaTTGATAACAGTTCATTTCTCTTTCAAGAATACCTGCACCTAACCTAACCAAAGCTACCAGAAAAAACTGACCCACCCTCTGCCAGGTCTTCAGAAGTTAGTTTTATTTGTATGTGGTTCAGTATCTGTCTCTGGTGTCTCCCAGCTCAGTGACACTGTCCACTCGTACAAACCCAGTCACACAGTCAAACTGTACTGAAGGACTGGAGAATATTAAGGAACTCTGTCTCATGTGACTCTTCATCAGTCGTGTGGAGGAACTCGCTCCCATCACGTGACGTGTGGCTCAGACAGCACCGAGATGctgctgttatttattttcagacaaAAGAGCTTTTTACGCCTCATATTGACTCAACACTGCGTCCTCGCCACCGCACAGCAGTCACAAGACTCATTATCAGCCCctccgctcacacacacacacacacacacacacacacacattcacacattcacacaccctCTTCAAGGCTTTAGATCTCCTCTCTTGATGCCTCCTGACATCATTTGTAAAAACTTAAattagcttcatttttctttttagtaTTCTGGTTTTAAGATGTTGTGTATGTCTCGTGTCAAACAGCATGACTGTGGTTAATACAATAAATATTATTACTCTTTTTCTCTGActtctccagtgtgtgtgtgtgatatttgtCATGTGTCTGTTCAAAACTGCAGACCGCTTCAGAGGTCaagcaaattatcttttaggtCATAGTTTTGCTTTTATGGCACATTCATGTTACAGTTAAGTGTCACCCTCTCATCAACCTCTtattcagcagcagctgttttcagcagacTCTGACAAACCCAGTGTACACTTCCTGTCCCAGCAGACAGACTCAGAGACTATCTGGTCAACAGAGTGGAGCatgtagcagctaaagagaTGCATAGTTTCCTCAGAGACTGTAGAGACCAAAATTAGTGAATCTTGGACTTAAgttcaggtggacacaaacactgctccaAATGAAACCTCATGTCCCTCCATATCTGAAGGATGTGAAAGTAGGCAGCTGtttgctgactgactgactatCACCACATCAGCACGCCACCAGTTCAGAGAAGCAGGCCGGAAacaaagcaatgtactgctgtggacacgTCAgccacaaaatgtgttttagcctcaaaaacatcaatatcagtTCAAGTTCGTGCTGCATTTGGAATATTATAACAGCTTTACCTTAACGTCAGACTGATTTCCAGCAGGAAACTGAAGCTGCTACATCGCTCTCACCTCTTCTGATATTGCTGaactcaggagctgctgatctaccactGCCTCTAACAGATGGTTTGTGTTGTCCTGTGACTTTGGtcttttaaagggtcagttcagaTTCACTAAACACCAGATATGACCAACAAACACCGTCAAAGAGTATGAAGTATTCAAGCTACAGAGAGTCACCTGCAGAAAGAGAAACACTGAGACTGGACCGGTTCTCTCACAATGTATTCTTCATATGTAACACCAGCTCTCAGGCAGATTAACTTCATACCACGTTTATACTTAATGGTTCTCCAGGTGAAATGATAAAGATATTTGAATTCATGCAGTTTAAAATGCCTGCTGATACTGAGTCTGTTTTATCAACAtctgaaaagacaaacacacctTTCAGAGGACAGTAATAAAATATGTATTACGTGTTCACTGCCTGCTGATAGTGAGGTTACATTAAATTACACATGGCCGACATCAAAGCTGCTGTAGAGTCACATCAAGAGCCGACATGAACATTGACACACTGCTCAGAAAAAGGTTCAGCTAAACTTTAATTCTGTTGGTATTAAAATGAGAGGCACTGCAGATAATATCAgcctgtgggtgtttttaaagTCCTGGCGTCTTCTTTTAAATGATGTGAAGTGAAGCAGGATTTACACAGTTACAGGAAATATAagtttttgtgaaaatgtgttttttatttatttgaaagtgaatgttttgaaaaacatgaAAGTTTATCTGCAGACTTGAGTCAATGAAATGACCTGGATCTCATTTTTAGATTCTTTGCTTCAACCTGACGTGGACTTCAGCTGCATTAAGTCTCTGTATATGAAGGACCTAGAAATTGAATTTATGTACAACTAATTTGCAGCAGCAAATATGTGTCTAGTGTCTCGTGTCTAGTGTCTCGTGTCTAGTGTGAAGTGTATAGTGTGTACCTTCAGCTCAGTTGCTTGTGTCAGTTTAACCACTAAACGAATAAACATAAATACCATGGTCTcttcgttttgtttttgtttttttaaaaaaggagcaAAGAAGTAGCTCAACAGTTTTCTGTGACACATTTTCAGGCAGATATGCAAAAGTATAAAACATCATCAGCAGGACAGTTGTCTCTTCTTGGAAACATGTCCTCAGCTGATCTTTTATATCTCCTGTTTTCATCCTTCATCTCTTTGTCAGGATCATAACTTTAATGTCTGAAGCATCTAGGTCGATATTTTGGTGGTAAATATTGGAGGATGTTCACACTCTACATGGAGGAGCAGTCAGTGATGTCAGAGACCAAACTGAAAACAGTTGACAAAGATCGTCTATTAGACAGATGCCTCACTCTGTAGTACAGACCTGGCACACTTTCCTGTTTGTAGTAGAGGGTGTTAAATGTCTAGCATCACTCCTCCTGCTGCGTGTTGGTCTAAatatgtgttcatgtgtctgtGGGAAAATCAAAACTACAGAATAAGTTGATGATTTGTTGCGttcaagttttatttatttggggaaaaaacacaagaacGTTTTTCACACCAATCAAACAGCTGTGAGGAATCAACATCATCAGATTCAACATCATAGAAGCAGCAAACCTCTTGAAAAGCAGTGTGGTAAAGAATGAATTTAATTAACTGAATGAATGTACATTTACACTAAATTACTGGCTACTGGCTGCATCACTTTCACAGTAagttactgtgacatttttacagtaaactgTAGTGTAATAACAGCTGTATACTGTGATCTCACTGTACTTATGGCTGCATATTATTGAGATTTAGCAGTATGCTCCTGTAAAATTACTTTATTTACCTTcatgaatttcacaataaaattctgAATTTGGCTAAATATTACAGTAAAAGCCTGTGAGGTGATAATGATGTAATTTATTGTGAAGTATTACGGTTAAATATTGCAATTTCccggaaataatttgcagtgtaGGACACAGAATAGGGAAGTACTGGATGATGTACACTCTGTCATAAACTGGAAACAGTCAAACACATGGACTAATGGATTGCAACAAATATGATGAAGAAAGACAGGAGGTAATAACAAGACTAACTGAAGAAAAGCACAGCATTACATCAGGGAATCTACGAGGAGAGACGTCAGGGAATGTACAGAAGCTTCTATTTAATTGTTTAAGAGTAAGAGGAATAATTGAgatattgtattttgttttgttttgttccattttattattttgttttattttgttttattctattattttgttttgttttgtcttattttatattttgttttattttatttcattttactatattattctattttgttttattatatattattattttattttatttcattattttattttattttattattttgttattttttattttattatttttgttttatttcattattttgttttattttattttgtttttgttatttccagtccagtaggtggcggtagTGCGCCTGAAAGCTGGTTTGCAAACCGCCATTACAGCCGAAGAAGAAAAAGACCAGGCGCTGGTGGAGGACGGGGCGGGACGCAGCCCGGCAGAGAGGGAGCTCAACTttagttttaaactttaaaaacacagaaagagcTCATAACTCAGAGACAATAAGGTgagtttaatttaaaattacGTTTTGAAACAATGGGCCTTTAATGTTAGCTTATATGACAAGTGTGTTAGCATATGTGTTGTTGCTAAGTAACGTAACGTTAGCCTACAAATGATGGTCTGGTTTTAACGGCTGAACTGAATTAAAGTCGTGTAGCATGTCATTCTTTATGTTGATTTATTTAACTGTTAACTTAATATTTTTCAACATTATTTTTCGCCTTGCTGTTTATCATCCTCCTTCGACTATTAAACTCGCACAGAGTGAGTGGTCCCGTCCAGCACGGGGGATCTTTGTCTGTGGGTGTGCACCGGTTGACGGCAGGCAGGACCGGCAGAGCGGCAGGACGGGACTCAGCGGGCGGCGGCAGGTCGGTGGAGCAGCAGCGGAGCCGTCATGGACAGGACGGCCGTGGTGAAGGTCGGAGCCGCGGCCAGCGCGAGCGTCTGCGCTCTGTTCGGCGGCGTGGTGCTGGCCCAGTACATCGTCGCCAAGAAGAAGCGAGCGGGAAAGAAGACCCGGATCATTGAGATGGTGAGTGTGAACACAGAAACCCGGATCATGAGTGTTAATACAAAAACCCGGATCATAGAGATGGTTTGTGAGAACAGAACAACCCGGATCATAGAGATggtgaataaaaacagatcCTCGTGCTGCGTCAAGATCACCGGGGGCACATGAGacaagaaacaggaagtgagaaagttctaccttcaaaataaaagcgcgATCCCTGTGACCTgtccttttgtatttttaatttcgGCAGGAGTGTTATAAGTTAGCAGCAAGGTACTCTGGGCCAATCAACATGGTATTGGATTgttttttgccgatatctgatatgccgatatgtaacaatTTATTTGGCCGATACTGCCATTTTctccacctaattttagtgatcatcaagtctcttctgtagtggaattaacatcatactATAGATACACGCTCTTATCATGacagcccaccagcagatggagacatgaaatacatacattttaacgtatgtaatatttatttatcgtccaaaataagaaaaaaacatgttggctgattcttatagttcattttaaagacGATATTGGCCAATGCTAATGCGGTGCCAACATTATAGTGCATCCCTGAAACTTTGCTCATCATTTTCAAGTGTTGTTGTACCATGTAGTACGCTAACATCTACACCTTAGTTggtaaaatataaaagaaacgGCTACGGTGTTAACAGTAGTAGTTAAATAATTAGGAATTTTAAGCAAATATAATGTGCCGAGTATGTTAAATGTgtaaacatataaaaatatgtgcttTATGCCACAATACAATGGAAAAAAACTAGTATGTTAAGTttgaagatttaaaaatatgtgtgtgatgCTACAGTTTACAACCCAATATTTATAAACGTagaaataagaataagaaatatatacaatatgtgCAACATCACCAGtt is part of the Epinephelus fuscoguttatus linkage group LG8, E.fuscoguttatus.final_Chr_v1 genome and harbors:
- the dctn3 gene encoding dynactin subunit 3, whose amino-acid sequence is MDKKLEVDNLEMRLQALEGRLYGERRNKSGKPVKCAESLARIQAGLTNTANKRERVKILHKKIEDLLKYLDPQFTDHITVPDAMKLEFILAEEDFLLSQAALLEQVSTLQPLLDSTYIRDVPEHATKLQRLSQIHIKEQDQSEAQSQEVKRLFEEYNKMMFLLSKQFTQWDETLRKLEEAKGIRPVE